In Edaphobacter lichenicola, a single genomic region encodes these proteins:
- a CDS encoding DUF305 domain-containing protein, producing MATRFVAFGGWLSAVALCSVPSAPVHAQQAQPSSAPVVQPGAPGTPSRRLPSSTTATAPQRSQADVEFMQGMIMHHGQAVEMTALIPSHTENKEIRSLGARIGLSQADEMKFMKRWLRARGEPVAMTMSAAMPGMPDMDRSGSPMPAMPGMLTSKQMEALRQASGAEFDRLFLTGMIQHHNGALVMVKQLFDTPGAGQDAELFDFATDADNTQRAEIGIMQDMLKEKR from the coding sequence ATGGCGACCAGATTTGTGGCGTTCGGTGGATGGCTTTCGGCTGTGGCGCTTTGTAGTGTGCCATCTGCTCCGGTTCATGCTCAGCAGGCACAGCCGAGTTCGGCTCCGGTGGTGCAGCCGGGCGCGCCGGGAACTCCGAGCAGGCGGCTGCCGTCCTCTACCACCGCGACGGCTCCGCAAAGATCGCAGGCTGATGTCGAGTTCATGCAGGGCATGATCATGCACCACGGGCAAGCGGTCGAGATGACGGCGCTGATTCCGTCGCATACGGAGAACAAAGAGATCCGTTCGCTGGGGGCGCGCATCGGCCTTTCGCAGGCGGATGAGATGAAGTTCATGAAGCGGTGGCTGAGGGCGCGCGGGGAGCCTGTGGCTATGACTATGTCGGCGGCCATGCCGGGGATGCCGGATATGGACAGAAGCGGCAGTCCGATGCCGGCCATGCCGGGGATGCTGACGTCGAAGCAGATGGAGGCGCTGCGACAGGCCAGTGGAGCGGAGTTCGACCGGCTGTTTTTGACGGGAATGATTCAGCATCACAACGGCGCGCTGGTGATGGTCAAGCAGTTGTTCGATACGCCCGGTGCGGGGCAGGATGCGGAGCTGTTCGACTTCGCCACGGACGCAGACAACACGCAACGCGCCGAGATTGGAATTATGCAGGATATGTTGAAGGAGAAACGATGA
- a CDS encoding DUF7948 domain-containing protein: MAHISLLPLAVTATLLVVAPAVQTQTRPNIQPTTQTPKGVEVQLSSAKTALVFEPNRGQAASDFQWIGRGAGFRLGITSDGATLEFGEHAAAKPARPLFPSASQLRKLQTKPKSAQSTLVKLHLSGSSGWKPMGTKPTGGISNYFIGKMPAGWHTDIPQYEQVKVPSVYKGVDLIFHGDESVLEYDFVLAPGADPRQIQLQFEGAATLEVDKGNGDLVLAMANKTELRHAQPKIYQEVGGKRVPVKGGFRILKGDTAGFTVEKYDPKQPLVIDPTISFVTFLGGSDTDTASAVAVDGLGDTYVTGQTYSGNFNVVGGIIQGSRSGDSDAFVTKLGTHGNILFSTYLGGGDNDAGNGIAVDASGVYVGGQTRSDDFPLRQPFQFEKKGDATVFVTKLSPSGNRLVYSTYLGGSNGENGGAIAIDASQSAYVAGFTTSTDFPVVNGYEYYPGGAVSGFVSKIAPNGASLMYSTYLGGSDVDSISAIAVDSSLSAYVTGESVSHDFPYAGYQSTMFGGSPSAFLTKLSPAGDSLLYSTSLSLETTIGTGVSLDPAGNAYVAGTFCSPCSESAADFAFVSKTSPEGKLLYLKYLSGTDGSSDGQAIATDAGGETWVVGNTSSTTFPGAPPITPNPTAGFLVKLDKDGNGPLYTVFLGAQINGVAVIKPKERIVELPTYPTIYTAGTRFTGGMGLSNEDAFVVKLDETPVIVNAP, encoded by the coding sequence ATGGCCCACATCTCGCTTCTCCCGCTCGCTGTAACTGCGACACTCTTGGTTGTCGCACCTGCTGTTCAAACTCAGACCCGTCCGAATATCCAGCCAACGACTCAGACTCCGAAAGGAGTCGAGGTCCAGCTCTCCTCCGCGAAGACCGCTCTCGTCTTCGAGCCCAATCGCGGCCAAGCGGCTTCGGACTTCCAATGGATAGGCCGTGGTGCCGGATTCAGGCTCGGAATAACTTCCGATGGCGCCACACTTGAGTTTGGGGAGCATGCAGCCGCGAAGCCTGCAAGACCGCTCTTTCCGAGTGCGTCTCAACTAAGGAAGCTCCAGACAAAACCAAAAAGCGCACAAAGCACCCTTGTGAAACTGCACCTCTCGGGCAGCAGCGGCTGGAAGCCGATGGGGACGAAGCCAACTGGCGGGATCAGCAACTATTTCATCGGAAAGATGCCGGCAGGTTGGCACACTGATATCCCTCAGTACGAACAGGTCAAAGTTCCGAGTGTTTATAAAGGCGTTGATCTCATCTTCCATGGCGATGAGAGCGTACTGGAATACGATTTTGTTCTCGCGCCCGGGGCCGATCCGAGACAGATTCAACTCCAGTTCGAAGGCGCAGCAACTCTCGAGGTGGACAAAGGTAACGGCGACCTTGTGCTCGCTATGGCGAACAAGACTGAGCTTCGTCATGCCCAGCCCAAGATCTATCAGGAGGTCGGTGGGAAGAGAGTACCCGTCAAGGGGGGATTTCGGATTCTGAAGGGGGATACTGCAGGATTCACCGTCGAAAAATATGATCCGAAGCAACCACTTGTGATCGACCCGACAATCTCCTTTGTCACATTCCTCGGAGGGTCCGACACCGATACCGCGAGTGCAGTGGCTGTCGATGGCTTAGGCGACACCTATGTTACTGGACAGACTTATTCCGGTAATTTCAACGTCGTTGGAGGCATCATCCAGGGCAGCAGGTCCGGCGACTCAGACGCATTTGTAACAAAATTGGGCACACACGGCAACATCCTCTTTTCGACCTATCTGGGCGGCGGCGACAACGACGCAGGGAACGGGATCGCAGTCGATGCCAGTGGTGTTTACGTCGGCGGCCAAACCCGCTCGGATGACTTTCCTCTCAGGCAGCCCTTCCAATTTGAAAAAAAGGGTGACGCTACCGTCTTTGTTACCAAGCTATCGCCGTCGGGCAACCGGCTCGTTTACTCGACCTACCTCGGCGGCTCCAACGGCGAGAACGGCGGAGCGATCGCCATTGATGCGTCTCAATCGGCCTATGTGGCGGGATTCACGACGTCGACGGACTTTCCAGTTGTGAACGGCTATGAATACTACCCCGGCGGCGCCGTCAGCGGCTTTGTCTCTAAGATCGCACCCAACGGCGCATCGCTCATGTACTCCACTTATCTGGGCGGGTCAGACGTCGATTCCATATCCGCCATCGCAGTCGACAGCTCGCTTTCAGCTTATGTGACAGGCGAATCCGTCTCGCATGACTTTCCCTACGCCGGTTACCAGTCGACCATGTTTGGAGGATCGCCTTCGGCATTTCTTACCAAGCTAAGCCCGGCGGGCGACTCGCTCCTATACTCGACATCCCTCAGCCTGGAAACAACCATCGGTACTGGCGTGTCACTGGATCCTGCCGGGAACGCCTACGTAGCCGGAACCTTTTGCTCACCGTGTTCGGAGTCGGCTGCAGATTTTGCCTTCGTCTCAAAGACCTCTCCTGAAGGAAAGCTTCTCTACCTCAAATATCTCTCAGGGACCGATGGCAGCTCCGACGGCCAGGCGATAGCAACGGATGCAGGGGGAGAGACCTGGGTCGTCGGCAACACATCCTCAACCACGTTTCCTGGCGCTCCCCCCATTACACCGAACCCCACCGCAGGCTTTCTGGTGAAACTCGATAAAGATGGAAATGGCCCTCTCTACACGGTCTTCCTCGGGGCACAAATTAATGGAGTGGCGGTGATCAAGCCCAAAGAACGAATTGTCGAGCTCCCCACGTATCCGACAATTTACACGGCAGGCACCCGGTTTACCGGCGGGATGGGCCTCTCGAACGAGGATGCGTTTGTGGTCAAGTTGGATGAGACTCCCGTGATTGTGAACGCTCCTTAG
- a CDS encoding LVIVD repeat-containing protein, with translation MNRMQSLAFRLAGVAFGAAMVCSSWVALRAQAPAAPAAKAAAEEEDNPFTPKPAVPLPPGMTGSTMNDPRVGLKPGLYDAGETAMGMEHLAFVKKPNAFQLSSTNPDDPAVQKSLDLIGVGNRDKIPKPMQLVIAQLAFANSDFAFQGTHLFQGNFYGVSFYDISNPAKVSLITTLVCPGGQGDVSVYGNLLFMSVEMPNGRLDCGVQGFPPLPPPEPGHEKDHRIPTASPDRFRGVRVFDISDIKNPKQVAAVQTCRGSHTHTLVVDPNDKDNVYIYVSGTSFVRQSEELAGCSREEKPEKDPNTSLFRIDVIKVPLAAPQQAKVVSSPRVFIDARTGALNGLNNGGSHDKKAEKPADTNQCHDITVYSAFGLAAGACSGNGILLDIRDPVHPKRVDAVNDPNYSYWHSASFSNDGTKVVFTDEWGGGLQPRCRPTDPNRWGADAIFNLKDDKLSFASYYKMPAAQTETENCVAHNGSLIPVPGRDIEVQAWYQGGISVMDFTDAAHPYEIAYFDRGPVDAKALVLGGDWSAYWYNGYIYGSEIARGLDVFKLVPSKFLTQNEIDAASLVKVSELNVQNQQKVAWPSQLTVARAYLDQLGRSQALSSARIADLNKAIVRTQRSHLGKKDLAKLHGMAASVETSASDAKNPEDARRLHALAQILESPTA, from the coding sequence ATGAATCGTATGCAGTCTCTCGCTTTCCGTTTGGCCGGTGTGGCCTTTGGCGCGGCTATGGTGTGTTCCAGTTGGGTAGCTTTGCGGGCGCAGGCTCCGGCTGCTCCGGCTGCGAAGGCCGCTGCTGAGGAAGAAGACAATCCGTTCACGCCGAAACCGGCTGTACCGCTGCCGCCGGGTATGACGGGGTCGACGATGAACGATCCGCGCGTGGGGTTGAAGCCGGGACTCTATGACGCGGGTGAGACTGCGATGGGGATGGAGCACCTCGCGTTTGTGAAGAAGCCTAATGCGTTTCAACTATCGTCTACGAATCCGGACGATCCTGCGGTTCAGAAGAGCCTGGACCTGATAGGGGTGGGTAACAGGGATAAGATCCCGAAGCCCATGCAGCTGGTGATTGCGCAGCTTGCCTTCGCAAACTCCGACTTTGCGTTTCAGGGAACGCATCTGTTCCAGGGCAACTTCTATGGCGTGAGCTTCTATGACATCTCGAACCCGGCGAAGGTTTCGCTGATTACCACGCTGGTGTGTCCGGGCGGGCAGGGAGATGTTTCTGTGTATGGGAACCTGCTGTTCATGTCGGTGGAGATGCCGAATGGACGACTGGACTGCGGAGTGCAGGGATTTCCGCCGCTGCCCCCGCCGGAGCCGGGGCATGAGAAGGACCACCGGATTCCGACGGCGAGCCCTGATCGTTTTCGCGGTGTGAGAGTCTTCGATATCTCGGACATCAAGAATCCGAAGCAGGTGGCGGCGGTACAGACCTGCCGCGGGTCGCACACGCATACGCTGGTCGTGGATCCGAACGATAAGGACAACGTCTACATCTATGTTTCGGGAACGTCGTTTGTGCGGCAGAGTGAGGAACTCGCGGGCTGCTCGCGGGAGGAGAAGCCGGAGAAGGACCCGAATACTTCGCTGTTCCGGATCGACGTGATCAAGGTGCCGCTTGCCGCACCGCAGCAGGCTAAGGTGGTTTCGAGTCCGCGAGTCTTTATCGATGCGCGCACGGGCGCTTTGAACGGCTTGAACAATGGTGGCAGCCACGACAAGAAGGCGGAGAAGCCTGCGGACACCAACCAGTGCCATGACATCACGGTGTATTCGGCTTTCGGACTCGCGGCTGGGGCATGTTCGGGGAATGGCATTCTGCTCGACATCAGAGACCCTGTGCATCCGAAGCGCGTGGATGCAGTGAACGATCCGAACTACTCGTACTGGCACTCGGCGTCTTTCTCGAACGACGGAACGAAAGTGGTGTTCACCGATGAGTGGGGAGGAGGTCTGCAGCCACGCTGCCGTCCGACGGATCCGAACAGGTGGGGAGCGGATGCGATCTTCAACTTGAAGGACGACAAGCTGTCGTTCGCAAGCTACTACAAGATGCCGGCCGCACAGACGGAGACGGAAAACTGCGTCGCTCACAACGGCTCACTCATACCGGTGCCCGGGCGTGATATCGAGGTCCAGGCGTGGTATCAGGGCGGTATTTCGGTGATGGACTTTACGGACGCGGCGCATCCGTACGAGATCGCTTACTTCGATCGCGGGCCCGTCGATGCCAAGGCGTTGGTCCTGGGGGGAGACTGGTCTGCGTACTGGTACAACGGCTACATTTATGGATCGGAGATTGCGCGCGGCCTCGATGTGTTCAAGCTGGTGCCAAGCAAATTTCTGACACAGAATGAGATTGATGCGGCCAGTCTTGTGAAGGTCAGCGAGTTGAACGTGCAGAACCAGCAGAAGGTTGCGTGGCCGTCTCAACTGACAGTGGCGCGAGCATATCTCGATCAGCTGGGGCGCTCGCAGGCACTGTCGTCAGCGCGGATTGCTGATTTGAATAAGGCGATTGTGCGGACGCAGAGGTCGCACCTTGGCAAGAAGGATCTGGCAAAGTTGCATGGGATGGCGGCGTCTGTGGAAACGAGCGCATCGGACGCAAAGAATCCGGAGGACGCCAGGCGGCTGCATGCGCTGGCTCAGATACTGGAGAGCCCGACGGCCTGA
- a CDS encoding TolB family protein: MKVLSIQTRFFCNLTVVAASLLTPAHAQPTPSHAAEQHLRSRLFLYDLRTGSSHLVYTAGSIWEAPNWSPDGKYLIANSGGAIYKLVLKQDGTAEPAKLAIPADYECNNDKAISPDGTKLAFSATVPPQKGSQVFLADADGSNAKLMTPDSPSYFHGWSPDSSTLAFVAQRNGSGQFDIYGMPAAGGPEKQLTSNPHHDDGPDYSPDGKWIYINSDRSGKEAVWRFPAEGAGHNDEKAEMVVNDGLEDWFPHISPDGKKMVYIGYPAGTPNHNPRNVSIELKLVAIDHGKVSATQKKLLQATGGQGTMNVNSWSPDSTRFAYVTYEVLQ, translated from the coding sequence ATGAAGGTTCTCTCGATCCAAACGCGCTTCTTCTGTAATCTCACCGTAGTCGCAGCCTCTCTTCTAACGCCGGCTCACGCGCAGCCCACTCCGTCGCACGCAGCAGAGCAGCATCTGCGCAGCCGTCTCTTCCTCTACGACCTGCGCACCGGCTCCTCGCACCTGGTCTACACGGCCGGCTCCATCTGGGAGGCGCCGAACTGGTCCCCCGACGGCAAATACCTCATCGCCAACTCCGGCGGTGCCATCTACAAGCTCGTCCTCAAGCAGGACGGCACAGCCGAGCCGGCAAAGCTGGCCATCCCCGCCGACTATGAATGCAACAACGACAAGGCCATCTCGCCCGACGGCACAAAGCTCGCCTTCTCAGCCACCGTCCCGCCACAAAAAGGCTCACAGGTCTTTCTCGCCGACGCCGACGGCAGCAACGCAAAGCTGATGACGCCCGACTCCCCCAGCTACTTCCACGGCTGGTCGCCCGACAGCAGCACACTCGCCTTCGTGGCCCAGCGCAACGGCAGCGGCCAATTCGACATCTACGGCATGCCCGCCGCCGGTGGACCCGAGAAGCAACTCACCTCCAACCCCCACCACGACGACGGCCCCGATTACTCTCCGGACGGCAAGTGGATCTACATCAACTCCGACCGCTCCGGCAAAGAGGCCGTCTGGCGCTTCCCTGCCGAAGGCGCAGGCCACAACGACGAGAAGGCTGAGATGGTCGTCAACGACGGACTGGAAGACTGGTTCCCCCACATCTCGCCCGACGGCAAAAAGATGGTGTACATCGGCTACCCCGCCGGCACTCCCAATCACAACCCGCGCAACGTCTCCATCGAACTAAAGCTGGTAGCAATCGACCATGGCAAAGTGTCGGCCACCCAAAAGAAACTCCTCCAGGCCACCGGCGGCCAGGGAACAATGAACGTCAACTCCTGGTCCCCCGACTCCACCCGCTTCGCCTACGTCACCTATGAGGTTTTACAATAA
- a CDS encoding dihydrolipoamide acetyltransferase family protein — translation MPALEMAQETGKLVSWLKKEGDKVSKGDLLLEIETDKAVMEVEATADGVLGGITGEVGTDIPVGQTIAWILKPGEEVPAEAKPHTPAVAPVAEAVYSSDETSPQSVTANPAGRVSPKARRLAKDNGIDLTSVRGSGDGGEILASDIQALIDGAPKNVPAPAAQHESLSSIGRLMAERTVQSWTTVPHFFLQREVDATALNSLRATLGPEVERSSGVKLTHTDILVALVARALARHPRVNASWIENGIRLNPDVNVSIAMAVEDGVVAPVVHNANTATLGEIAKQRRELTDRAKAGRLRPTDFTGGTFTVSNLGMFHIDSFCAIITPPQAAILAVGQIVERAVAVDGVIVVRPIFSLTISCDHRVLDGAKAATFLHDLAESIREPGLWLK, via the coding sequence ATGCCCGCACTCGAGATGGCGCAGGAGACAGGAAAGCTTGTCTCCTGGCTCAAGAAGGAAGGCGACAAGGTCTCGAAGGGGGACTTGTTGCTTGAGATCGAAACCGATAAGGCCGTGATGGAAGTTGAGGCCACTGCCGACGGCGTTCTCGGTGGAATCACCGGCGAAGTAGGGACCGACATCCCAGTCGGCCAGACCATTGCCTGGATTCTGAAGCCAGGAGAAGAGGTGCCGGCTGAGGCAAAACCTCACACGCCTGCGGTCGCTCCAGTTGCCGAAGCAGTCTACAGCTCCGACGAAACTTCTCCACAGTCGGTGACTGCTAACCCCGCCGGAAGAGTCTCTCCGAAGGCGCGCCGGCTCGCGAAAGACAACGGCATCGATCTCACTTCGGTGCGGGGTTCAGGCGATGGTGGGGAGATTCTCGCCTCCGACATACAGGCACTCATCGATGGTGCTCCTAAGAACGTTCCCGCTCCTGCTGCTCAACACGAATCACTCTCTTCCATCGGCCGCCTCATGGCCGAACGAACAGTGCAAAGCTGGACCACAGTCCCGCACTTCTTCCTGCAGCGAGAGGTGGATGCAACCGCGTTGAATTCACTACGCGCAACTCTTGGGCCTGAAGTCGAACGGTCCTCGGGAGTGAAGCTCACGCATACCGACATCCTTGTCGCGCTCGTGGCTCGCGCCCTGGCCCGGCATCCGCGCGTCAATGCCAGCTGGATCGAAAATGGAATCCGTCTCAACCCTGACGTGAACGTCTCCATTGCGATGGCCGTCGAGGACGGTGTCGTAGCACCTGTGGTCCACAACGCAAACACTGCGACGCTGGGTGAGATCGCCAAACAACGTCGCGAATTGACGGACCGGGCGAAAGCAGGTCGCCTCCGCCCCACAGACTTTACAGGCGGGACCTTCACGGTCAGCAATCTGGGGATGTTCCACATCGATTCCTTTTGCGCCATCATCACTCCGCCACAGGCCGCAATCCTGGCCGTGGGTCAAATCGTCGAGAGAGCAGTCGCCGTGGATGGAGTCATCGTTGTGCGGCCAATCTTCAGCTTGACGATCTCCTGCGACCATCGTGTGTTGGACGGGGCAAAGGCCGCGACTTTCCTGCATGACCTTGCTGAGTCGATCCGTGAACCCGGCCTTTGGCTGAAGTAG
- a CDS encoding cupin domain-containing protein, giving the protein MAHAVIKLEEDNFSIPEGYGRHAKGYSRVSFIDHSTSAAAVHMAHQIVQLEPGGYLEQCVLAYEKSLYVLEGEMDLMMDGRSYRMGPGDYALILVGSAHALRSSSGTRARWMEMIAPQPLAKAVGQDTFFVDDFDWPKKIERFDKGDARTRFVGHFEDAQLPPPGNLQMDGYTGDGARLISQKMMVDRNFGSAHMTMFVVEFAEGGGGSHHTHPFEESYYFVSGMADCEFEGKKYIVEPGTLCWTGVGAKHAIYTRGSEPLRFIETQTPQPPARQAFRFDSEWRKMRERYPD; this is encoded by the coding sequence ATGGCTCACGCAGTGATCAAGCTCGAAGAAGATAACTTTTCCATTCCCGAAGGTTATGGCCGACATGCCAAGGGCTACTCGCGAGTCTCATTTATCGACCATTCGACCTCTGCGGCAGCCGTCCACATGGCCCATCAAATCGTCCAACTCGAACCCGGAGGCTATCTCGAGCAGTGCGTGCTCGCCTATGAGAAAAGCCTTTACGTTCTGGAAGGTGAGATGGACTTGATGATGGATGGCCGCAGCTACCGCATGGGACCGGGCGATTACGCCCTGATTCTAGTGGGCTCGGCACATGCGTTGAGATCAAGCAGCGGCACGCGCGCGCGCTGGATGGAGATGATTGCTCCACAGCCTCTGGCCAAGGCCGTAGGGCAGGATACCTTTTTCGTTGACGACTTCGATTGGCCTAAGAAGATTGAGCGCTTCGATAAAGGGGACGCTCGCACCCGTTTTGTAGGACACTTTGAAGATGCTCAGCTGCCACCGCCCGGCAACCTGCAGATGGACGGATACACCGGAGACGGTGCGCGCCTGATCAGCCAGAAGATGATGGTCGATCGCAACTTTGGATCGGCCCACATGACGATGTTCGTCGTGGAATTTGCGGAAGGCGGCGGTGGTTCACACCACACACATCCCTTCGAGGAGTCTTACTACTTTGTTTCGGGCATGGCCGACTGTGAATTTGAAGGCAAGAAGTACATCGTAGAGCCCGGAACGTTATGTTGGACCGGAGTCGGTGCGAAGCATGCAATCTACACGCGAGGATCTGAACCACTCCGGTTCATTGAGACGCAGACGCCTCAACCTCCAGCGCGCCAGGCCTTCCGGTTCGATTCTGAGTGGCGCAAAATGCGTGAAAGATATCCGGACTGA
- the dctA gene encoding C4-dicarboxylate transporter DctA, giving the protein MESVDVEQLPVSAGTESKGKTPFYFTFWFQVLVAVALAICLGYFSPARAIAMKPLGDGFIRLITMIITPIIFCTVVSGIAGMQDLRKVGRVGGKALLYFEVVSTIALLIGLVVGNVVHPGGDFRVDPASLDAKAVSSYVGQTKAMGVTDFLMHIIPTTVVDAFAKGDILQVLLVALLFGFALSSLGKRATPLLALLDTVTQAVFAVVNILVRLAPIGAFGAMAFTVGKYGIASLGPLLKLIATFYLTSIFFVVVVLGGIALVAGFNIFRFLIYIKEEIILVLSVVSSEAAMPTLMEKLEAVGCSKALVGLVVPTGYIFNTDGTALYMTLAALFVAQATGTHLTLMQQLTIFAVAILTSKGASGVQGASFIALVATLSVVPTIPVAGMALILGIDRFMAMFRAVVNMIGSGVATLVIARWENEVDAATLGSRM; this is encoded by the coding sequence ATGGAAAGCGTCGATGTAGAGCAGCTCCCTGTAAGTGCAGGGACTGAATCGAAGGGTAAGACCCCTTTTTATTTTACTTTCTGGTTCCAGGTTCTCGTAGCTGTTGCGTTGGCGATTTGCCTGGGCTACTTCAGTCCTGCTCGCGCCATCGCCATGAAGCCGCTTGGTGACGGCTTCATCCGCCTGATCACGATGATCATCACGCCGATCATCTTCTGCACCGTCGTCTCGGGCATAGCCGGCATGCAGGACTTGAGGAAGGTCGGCCGAGTTGGCGGCAAGGCACTGCTCTACTTCGAGGTTGTCTCGACAATCGCGCTGTTGATAGGGCTTGTAGTGGGCAACGTGGTGCATCCAGGGGGCGACTTCCGCGTCGATCCAGCCTCTCTCGACGCAAAGGCCGTCTCGAGCTATGTGGGCCAGACCAAAGCCATGGGCGTCACGGACTTCCTGATGCATATCATCCCAACCACAGTGGTCGACGCCTTTGCCAAAGGAGACATACTGCAGGTGCTGCTGGTCGCCCTGCTCTTCGGCTTTGCCCTGTCCTCGCTGGGGAAGCGCGCGACCCCCCTGCTGGCGCTGCTCGACACGGTGACGCAGGCGGTCTTCGCCGTCGTCAACATTCTCGTGCGCCTCGCTCCGATCGGCGCCTTTGGTGCGATGGCTTTCACCGTAGGCAAGTACGGCATCGCCTCGCTCGGGCCACTTCTCAAACTGATCGCGACGTTCTACCTCACCTCCATCTTCTTCGTCGTCGTTGTGCTCGGCGGCATTGCGCTGGTCGCGGGCTTTAACATCTTCAGGTTCCTGATCTATATCAAAGAAGAGATTATTCTGGTGCTCTCGGTGGTCTCCTCCGAAGCTGCCATGCCTACGCTGATGGAGAAGCTCGAGGCGGTAGGCTGCTCCAAGGCGCTCGTGGGGCTCGTAGTGCCGACCGGTTACATCTTCAACACGGACGGCACCGCGCTCTACATGACCCTCGCCGCTCTATTTGTTGCACAGGCTACTGGAACCCACCTCACGCTCATGCAGCAGCTCACCATCTTTGCCGTTGCCATCCTCACCTCAAAGGGCGCGAGCGGTGTGCAGGGAGCATCCTTCATCGCGCTAGTCGCTACCTTGTCCGTGGTGCCGACGATCCCCGTGGCCGGCATGGCGCTCATCCTCGGCATCGACCGCTTCATGGCGATGTTCCGCGCAGTGGTCAACATGATCGGCAGCGGCGTGGCAACTCTGGTCATCGCGCGCTGGGAAAACGAAGTCGACGCTGCCACGTTGGGCAGCCGCATGTAG
- a CDS encoding RNA polymerase sigma factor: MSLGGSPEQDQSPKCLLHYASDESLVAAAKQGVHVAFAEVCNRHSRRVFTTVYRITKNREDAEDACQNATLQAFVHLKTFDGRSKFSTWLTRIAINSALMILRQKRRRNETSIEAHLDGDARVPLDIPDPAKDVELHYIERDREVRLRTAVNRLRPVLRDVLEISLSSDGSIEEIAQKVGISVAATKSRLIRGRRALGRYINERDARPMS, encoded by the coding sequence ATGAGCTTAGGCGGCTCCCCTGAGCAGGATCAAAGTCCAAAATGCTTACTTCACTATGCAAGCGATGAAAGTCTCGTCGCTGCTGCAAAGCAAGGGGTTCACGTCGCGTTCGCAGAAGTTTGTAACCGCCACTCGAGACGCGTCTTCACCACTGTCTATCGAATCACGAAGAATCGTGAAGACGCAGAAGATGCATGTCAAAACGCGACTCTTCAGGCCTTCGTTCATCTCAAAACGTTTGATGGAAGGTCGAAATTTTCTACATGGTTGACGCGAATAGCAATAAACTCTGCGCTCATGATCCTGCGGCAGAAACGTCGACGCAACGAGACCTCAATAGAGGCACACCTCGACGGCGACGCGCGGGTCCCTCTAGATATTCCGGATCCAGCAAAAGACGTTGAGCTGCACTACATCGAGCGCGATAGGGAAGTACGTTTGAGGACGGCTGTCAATCGTCTCCGTCCGGTACTCCGCGATGTGCTCGAGATTAGCCTATCCTCCGACGGGTCAATCGAGGAAATTGCGCAGAAAGTGGGAATTTCTGTGGCTGCCACAAAATCGCGCCTAATTCGCGGGAGACGAGCACTCGGAAGATATATCAACGAACGAGATGCCAGGCCAATGTCTTGA